In Phenylobacterium zucineum HLK1, one DNA window encodes the following:
- the pseG gene encoding UDP-2,4-diacetamido-2,4,6-trideoxy-beta-L-altropyranose hydrolase, whose translation MSLPPGPRILFVVDAGQKVGGGHVMRSLTLAKAMEAQGASYAFLGPPAADELLETFAPDAPRLPAASAEPRDLAAAVGREQFDAIVFDHYQLTERDHRAMAQGRPVMVIDDLADRPLGADLVLDSGPERKAADYDGLVPDGARLLLGPSFAPVRPEFAALREPALAWRGEPVQRLLVSMGLTDVGGITARVVERLRPRIGDCGLDIVTGAGAPSLPGLTKVARRDPRLMLHVDTPHMARLTAEADIGVGAAGSTTWERCTLGLPSIMVVLADNQRPAARSLAEREAAIVIEADAPDFDAAFDRAVMRLLRDADLRRRLAGASAEMCDGLGAGRAAEAFLKLIAARQAA comes from the coding sequence ATGAGTCTTCCGCCCGGTCCCCGCATCCTGTTCGTGGTCGACGCCGGCCAGAAGGTCGGCGGCGGCCATGTCATGCGCTCGCTGACCCTGGCCAAGGCGATGGAGGCGCAAGGCGCCAGCTACGCCTTCCTCGGTCCGCCCGCCGCCGATGAACTGCTGGAGACCTTCGCGCCGGACGCCCCCCGCCTGCCGGCCGCCTCGGCCGAGCCCCGCGACCTCGCCGCCGCCGTGGGCCGTGAGCAGTTCGACGCCATCGTCTTCGACCACTACCAGCTGACCGAGCGCGACCACCGCGCCATGGCCCAGGGCCGGCCCGTGATGGTCATCGATGACCTGGCCGACCGGCCGCTGGGCGCGGACCTCGTCCTGGATTCCGGCCCCGAGCGGAAGGCGGCCGACTACGACGGCCTCGTCCCCGACGGTGCGCGCCTGCTGCTGGGCCCGTCCTTCGCCCCCGTTCGCCCCGAGTTCGCCGCCCTGCGCGAGCCGGCGCTGGCCTGGCGGGGCGAGCCCGTCCAGCGGCTGCTCGTCTCCATGGGACTGACCGACGTGGGCGGGATCACGGCGCGCGTCGTCGAGCGCCTGCGCCCGCGGATCGGCGACTGCGGCCTCGACATCGTGACCGGCGCCGGCGCGCCCAGCCTGCCGGGGCTGACCAAGGTCGCCCGCCGCGACCCGCGGCTGATGCTGCACGTAGACACCCCGCACATGGCCCGGCTCACCGCCGAGGCCGACATCGGCGTGGGCGCGGCCGGGTCCACGACCTGGGAGCGCTGCACCCTGGGCCTGCCGTCGATCATGGTGGTGCTGGCCGACAACCAGCGCCCCGCCGCCCGGTCCCTGGCCGAACGCGAGGCGGCGATCGTCATCGAAGCCGACGCGCCGGACTTCGACGCCGCCTTCGACCGGGCCGTGATGCGCCTGCTGCGCGACGCCGACCTGCGCCGCAGGCTGGCAGGGGCGAGCGCCGAGATGTGCGACGGCCTGGGCGCCGGCCGCGCCGCCGAGGCCTTCCTGAAACTGATCGCCGCCCGGCAGGCCGCCTAG
- a CDS encoding glycosyltransferase family 61 protein encodes MQVSLQFMPFMGEPDYARRAGLPGETILDADRIEGGAPIMVGALEPGFYDPAPLAYDFPAVTVTTYRDAVVRGASNVISTADGVVRHGLMELGSEMMPEEFHSRLILRRERGEAGWTPCDPFGVGWLPEAASFVDAAAPNYAHWITEVLPRIAAFARDPARRKIPFVIDAGLHANMLRTVRMVAGADVTLVELAPDEVLRVGVLHNVSPAGYAPYKLRPGLEGDFSHGAFGGRALAGMVETLRQAAGVQAGGARPRLFIRRNTKLRRLVNEAEIEAALVARGFQVLEPERLTADEQVAAYSGAGMVVGATGAGVVNLAFCRPDCPTVVLMPRFRLTAYWYWRRIAAAAGAGPVVHAVGLQEKVLDDPFDPLALHQDYRVEVKDVLEAVERAEALAA; translated from the coding sequence ATGCAGGTCTCACTCCAGTTCATGCCGTTCATGGGGGAGCCGGACTACGCCCGCCGTGCGGGCCTCCCCGGCGAGACGATCTTGGACGCCGACCGGATCGAGGGGGGCGCGCCGATCATGGTCGGCGCCCTCGAACCCGGCTTCTACGATCCCGCGCCGCTGGCCTACGACTTCCCGGCCGTGACGGTGACGACCTATCGCGACGCGGTGGTGCGCGGCGCATCGAACGTGATCTCGACGGCCGACGGCGTGGTCCGGCACGGGCTGATGGAGCTCGGGTCCGAGATGATGCCGGAGGAATTCCACTCGCGCCTCATCCTGCGTCGCGAGCGGGGGGAGGCGGGCTGGACGCCCTGCGACCCGTTCGGCGTGGGCTGGCTCCCCGAGGCGGCCTCGTTCGTGGACGCGGCGGCTCCGAACTACGCCCACTGGATCACCGAGGTCCTGCCGCGCATCGCCGCCTTCGCCCGTGATCCCGCGCGGCGGAAGATCCCGTTCGTCATCGACGCCGGCCTGCACGCCAACATGCTGCGGACCGTCCGCATGGTCGCCGGCGCCGACGTCACCCTTGTGGAGCTCGCGCCCGACGAGGTCCTGCGCGTCGGCGTGCTGCACAACGTCTCGCCCGCCGGCTACGCACCCTACAAGCTGCGTCCAGGGCTGGAGGGCGACTTCTCGCACGGCGCCTTCGGCGGACGGGCGCTGGCGGGCATGGTCGAGACCCTGCGCCAGGCCGCCGGCGTGCAGGCGGGCGGCGCACGCCCGCGGCTGTTCATCCGCCGCAACACCAAGCTCCGCCGGCTGGTCAACGAGGCCGAGATCGAGGCCGCCCTGGTCGCGCGCGGCTTCCAGGTGCTGGAGCCGGAGCGGCTCACGGCGGACGAGCAGGTCGCCGCCTATTCCGGCGCCGGCATGGTCGTGGGCGCCACCGGGGCGGGGGTGGTCAACCTGGCGTTCTGCCGCCCGGACTGCCCAACGGTGGTCCTGATGCCCCGCTTCAGGCTGACCGCCTACTGGTACTGGCGGCGCATCGCGGCGGCCGCGGGCGCGGGGCCGGTGGTCCACGCCGTGGGACTGCAGGAGAAGGTTCTGGACGATCCCTTCGACCCGCTCGCGCTGCACCAGGACTACCGCGTCGAGGTGAAGGACGTGCTGGAGGCGGTCGAGCGGGCCGAGGCGCTGGCGGCCTAG
- a CDS encoding tetratricopeptide repeat protein, whose translation MSRSGAELADTTPDEGPAALVEAAALWLADGRIDEAADAARQAALLGASDERTWSVLAAALEAQDDVAGAYSACEEWLKVAADPQAAAPRMARLALRLGHNETAEYLLTPLMEAGGAEPAAVADLALAQAGLGAFDRAQETLKAGLTAAPGESLLWIVLGEVLALQGRQADCVVFFEEALRLDPASGRAKDGLADALLSIGERDRALVLGGEAVDEAPVRAIAQARRLLASGQLAEGWALHARAFETGPLVGKAAAPRWSPPEPLPGPILLLGEESVADEILLAHAVSDLIAAGHSAVLAVRPVWVELAGRSFPGASAVRLATRRLGRGVEHAAELVTPYMQEGRMIGAWTPLRSLPALYRATPAAFATRRPYLTADPERVAAWRSWLDGLGPGLKAGLIWRSALPDSFGAPPPPLGGLSLALTREGVEVVSLQDRGIMGEADWLRDAFGLRVHEAPGLDLKTLDDLAALACALDVVIGPPDGVTYLAAACGVRTWFLAPERHWAMLGQDEFPWFPEARAFRITPKGGWAAAMAELSDALDDLAG comes from the coding sequence ATGTCGCGCAGCGGCGCCGAACTCGCGGACACCACGCCGGACGAGGGTCCTGCGGCCCTGGTGGAAGCGGCGGCGCTGTGGCTGGCGGACGGCCGCATCGACGAGGCGGCCGACGCCGCCCGGCAGGCGGCCCTGCTGGGCGCCTCGGACGAGCGGACCTGGTCCGTGCTGGCGGCCGCCCTCGAGGCGCAGGACGATGTGGCCGGCGCCTATTCCGCCTGCGAGGAATGGCTGAAGGTCGCCGCCGACCCGCAGGCTGCAGCTCCGCGCATGGCGCGGCTCGCGCTGCGCCTCGGCCACAACGAAACCGCCGAGTACCTGCTCACCCCGCTGATGGAGGCAGGCGGCGCCGAGCCCGCCGCGGTCGCCGATCTCGCCCTCGCCCAGGCCGGCCTCGGCGCCTTCGACCGGGCCCAGGAGACGCTGAAGGCCGGCCTCACCGCCGCGCCCGGCGAGTCCCTGCTCTGGATCGTCCTCGGCGAGGTGCTCGCCCTGCAGGGACGGCAGGCGGACTGCGTCGTCTTCTTCGAGGAAGCCCTGCGGCTGGACCCCGCATCCGGCCGCGCCAAAGACGGACTGGCCGACGCGCTCCTGTCCATCGGCGAGCGGGACCGGGCGCTGGTCCTCGGCGGCGAGGCGGTGGACGAGGCGCCCGTCCGCGCCATCGCCCAGGCAAGGCGGCTGCTCGCCAGCGGACAGCTGGCCGAGGGCTGGGCGCTTCATGCCCGGGCCTTCGAAACGGGACCACTCGTCGGCAAGGCCGCCGCGCCCCGCTGGTCCCCGCCCGAGCCGCTTCCCGGCCCAATCCTGCTGCTCGGCGAGGAAAGCGTCGCCGACGAGATCCTGCTCGCCCACGCGGTCAGCGACCTGATCGCCGCCGGCCACTCCGCCGTACTCGCGGTGCGGCCGGTCTGGGTGGAGCTGGCCGGGCGTTCGTTTCCCGGCGCCTCCGCGGTGCGCCTGGCGACGCGGCGGCTCGGGCGCGGCGTGGAACACGCCGCCGAGCTGGTCACGCCCTACATGCAAGAGGGGCGGATGATCGGCGCCTGGACGCCGCTGCGGTCGCTGCCCGCCCTCTACCGGGCGACGCCGGCCGCCTTCGCGACGCGCCGACCCTATCTGACGGCCGACCCGGAGCGGGTCGCCGCCTGGCGGAGCTGGTTGGACGGCCTGGGCCCTGGACTGAAGGCCGGCCTCATCTGGCGCAGCGCGCTGCCGGACAGCTTCGGCGCGCCGCCGCCGCCGTTGGGAGGGCTGAGCCTGGCGCTCACGCGCGAGGGCGTGGAGGTGGTCTCGCTGCAGGACCGCGGGATCATGGGCGAGGCCGACTGGCTCCGGGACGCCTTCGGCCTGCGGGTGCATGAGGCGCCGGGGCTCGACCTCAAGACCCTGGACGACCTGGCCGCGCTCGCCTGCGCGCTGGACGTGGTGATCGGGCCGCCGGACGGGGTGACCTACCTCGCCGCGGCCTGCGGCGTGCGGACCTGGTTCCTCGCGCCGGAGCGGCACTGGGCCATGCTCGGTCAGGACGAGTTCCCATGGTTCCCCGAGGCCCGCGCGTTCCGGATCACGCCGAAGGGCGGCTGGGCCGCGGCGATGGCCGAACTGTCGGACGCCCTGGACGATCTCGCCGGCTGA
- a CDS encoding O-linked N-acetylglucosamine transferase, SPINDLY family protein translates to MEAARDALLVGDAAAALPVFAEAAAQAPSDPAPRYWLAAAMMQAGEPADDVLNDARTLHAMGLLKGAGVDVGRLRTDPAYAGQVAVQLYGQNLVACASVAWGMALSTGQIDAAGLLNLALSLQHQGRIEEAVLYLQVALENFPSAALHNFLVYAQLFRGEDFYVAEARAWAARWANLPPPAPNAVQPAAGRKLRIGYVAPRFAGSQLRQFIAPILEGHDPDAVEVTLYPAEAATEADWPAWIRVRPIGGLDDAAAADLIRADGIDVLNDCWGHTAGCRLGVFARKPAPVQVAWINFFHTTGLPQIDYVLHGEVPGAPDLSDQFAETLWRAGPVFSPFRASADRLAPVETPAKAAGVVTLASFNHPAKLSDGCLAAWATVLRNARNSRLLLKYRYYADPLLQETTRARFLAHGVAVEQLLFGGHSTGEEYVRTFQVVDLMLDSWPSPGSTTTLEALSNGVPVLAMAEDSVGGVYARGLLEAAGLPELVTDTPEAFVARALELIGDIDGLDRLRTRVRPGFDEGPLCDEAGFVRRLEASFRAMLAQASQVPAARAVAG, encoded by the coding sequence GTGGAGGCCGCCCGAGACGCTCTGCTGGTCGGCGACGCCGCCGCGGCCCTGCCCGTCTTCGCCGAGGCCGCCGCCCAGGCCCCCTCGGACCCGGCGCCCCGCTACTGGCTGGCCGCGGCCATGATGCAGGCGGGCGAGCCGGCGGACGACGTGCTGAACGACGCGCGCACGCTGCATGCCATGGGGCTGCTGAAGGGCGCCGGCGTGGATGTGGGGCGCCTGCGGACCGATCCCGCCTACGCCGGCCAGGTCGCCGTGCAGCTCTACGGCCAGAATCTCGTCGCCTGCGCCTCGGTGGCCTGGGGGATGGCGCTGAGCACCGGCCAGATCGACGCGGCGGGCCTTCTGAACCTGGCCCTGTCGCTGCAGCACCAGGGCCGCATCGAGGAGGCCGTCCTCTACCTGCAGGTGGCGCTGGAGAACTTCCCGTCGGCGGCCCTGCACAACTTCCTCGTCTACGCCCAGCTTTTCCGCGGCGAGGACTTCTACGTCGCCGAGGCGCGGGCCTGGGCTGCGCGGTGGGCGAACCTGCCGCCGCCGGCGCCGAACGCCGTCCAGCCGGCCGCGGGGCGGAAGCTGCGCATCGGCTACGTCGCCCCGAGATTCGCCGGCTCACAGCTGCGCCAGTTCATCGCCCCGATCCTCGAGGGGCACGATCCCGACGCGGTCGAGGTCACCCTCTATCCCGCCGAGGCGGCCACCGAGGCGGACTGGCCGGCGTGGATCCGCGTGCGGCCGATCGGCGGCCTGGACGACGCCGCCGCGGCGGACCTGATCCGGGCCGACGGGATCGACGTGCTGAACGACTGCTGGGGCCACACCGCGGGATGTCGCCTGGGCGTGTTCGCCCGCAAGCCCGCGCCGGTGCAGGTCGCCTGGATCAACTTCTTTCACACGACGGGCCTGCCGCAGATCGACTACGTCCTGCACGGCGAGGTCCCGGGCGCGCCGGACCTCTCGGACCAGTTTGCGGAGACGCTCTGGCGGGCCGGGCCGGTGTTCTCGCCGTTCCGGGCGTCGGCGGACCGCTTGGCTCCCGTCGAGACCCCCGCCAAGGCCGCGGGCGTGGTCACCCTGGCGTCGTTCAATCATCCGGCGAAGCTCAGCGACGGATGCCTTGCGGCCTGGGCCACCGTGCTGCGCAACGCCCGTAACAGCCGCCTGCTGCTGAAGTACCGCTACTACGCGGACCCGCTGCTGCAGGAGACGACCCGGGCGCGCTTCCTGGCGCACGGCGTGGCGGTCGAACAGCTCCTGTTCGGCGGCCACAGCACGGGTGAGGAATACGTCCGCACGTTCCAGGTCGTGGACCTGATGCTGGACAGCTGGCCCTCGCCCGGCTCGACCACGACGCTGGAGGCGCTGTCGAACGGCGTGCCGGTGCTCGCGATGGCGGAGGACAGCGTCGGCGGCGTCTATGCCCGAGGGCTTCTCGAGGCGGCCGGGCTGCCGGAGCTCGTGACCGACACGCCCGAGGCGTTCGTCGCCCGCGCCCTGGAGCTGATCGGCGATATCGACGGCCTCGACCGGCTGCGGACCAGGGTCCGCCCCGGATTCGACGAAGGCCCGTTGTGCGACGAGGCCGGCTTCGTCCGGCGCCTCGAGGCGTCCTTCCGCGCCATGCTGGCCCAGGCGTCGCAGGTTCCTGCAGCGCGCGCCGTAGCCGGCTGA
- a CDS encoding phytanoyl-CoA dioxygenase family protein, translating into MSAMAQPKTIPSLADQVVSDFVRDGAHVFEQQVDPAAAADLLTQIRGLRRFDETLFLSEAEFDADPQYTGVNPKPGRNVLERFEDRLGFVEQAPHIVEALTALLGEGYEILNKKVVCGVPAKSVPEWLRRRIHGNPVNNLGAYVKPACRDVTYFYGIDFHQDLIDYKDREADFLTLYVYLHPVTRADAPLYLLEGSHRLGGSVFPHDLTRTADDAWLYRNGPHGEAGVRQRILTGGTGFAAMWHACTLHGTQPDAADHERISLRYLIARSAAKRSGMDAVNATLSGPLSLSDTRKDLDAAGAAVIRQNTVLKA; encoded by the coding sequence ATGAGCGCCATGGCTCAGCCCAAGACCATCCCGAGCCTTGCGGACCAGGTCGTCTCGGACTTCGTGCGCGACGGCGCGCACGTCTTCGAGCAGCAGGTGGACCCGGCCGCGGCGGCCGACCTCCTGACGCAGATCCGAGGGCTGCGGCGCTTCGACGAGACGCTGTTCCTGAGCGAGGCCGAGTTCGACGCAGACCCGCAGTACACCGGCGTCAATCCCAAGCCCGGCCGCAACGTGCTGGAGCGCTTCGAGGACCGCCTGGGCTTCGTGGAGCAGGCGCCGCACATCGTCGAGGCCCTGACCGCCCTGCTGGGCGAGGGCTATGAGATCCTCAACAAGAAAGTCGTCTGCGGGGTGCCGGCCAAGAGCGTGCCCGAGTGGCTGCGCCGGCGGATCCACGGCAATCCGGTCAACAACCTCGGCGCCTATGTGAAGCCGGCCTGCCGGGACGTGACCTATTTCTACGGCATCGACTTCCACCAGGACCTGATCGACTACAAGGACCGGGAAGCCGACTTCCTGACCCTCTACGTCTACCTGCATCCGGTGACCCGGGCCGACGCGCCGCTCTACCTGCTGGAGGGCAGCCACCGCCTCGGCGGCTCGGTGTTCCCGCACGATCTCACCCGCACGGCCGACGATGCCTGGCTCTACCGCAACGGCCCCCATGGCGAGGCGGGTGTGCGCCAGCGCATCCTGACCGGTGGGACCGGCTTCGCCGCCATGTGGCACGCCTGCACCCTCCACGGCACCCAGCCGGACGCCGCCGACCACGAGCGGATCTCATTGCGCTACCTCATCGCCCGCAGCGCGGCGAAGCGGTCGGGCATGGACGCGGTGAACGCCACGCTTTCCGGCCCCCTGAGCCTCTCGGACACCCGCAAGGATCTCGACGCCGCCGGCGCCGCGGTGATCCGACAGAACACCGTGCTGAAGGCGTGA
- a CDS encoding cytidylyltransferase domain-containing protein, translated as MAILQARLSSTRLPGKVLKPILGEPMILRQIERTRRSRRLDRLVVATSVDPSDDPLAEVLEGAGVEVFRGPLDDVLARFIGALDAWPAKAVVRLTADCPLIDPQVLDATVDLLATTGADYAHCRTQSEGFPKGQDVEAMTVETLRRAAALAQTREEREHVTWGVWSRPDRYRIARLMPPQEWGHVRWTVDRPDDLEFVTQVYEALYPRNPAFTSDDVRAFVSSRPDLAGWGGEPRV; from the coding sequence CTGGCCATCCTCCAGGCCCGGCTGAGCTCCACCCGGCTGCCGGGCAAGGTGCTGAAGCCGATCCTCGGCGAGCCCATGATCCTGCGCCAGATCGAGCGGACCCGCCGCTCCCGGCGTCTGGACCGGCTGGTGGTGGCGACCAGCGTCGATCCCAGCGACGACCCGCTCGCCGAGGTGCTGGAAGGCGCCGGCGTGGAGGTGTTCCGCGGGCCCCTGGACGACGTCCTGGCCCGCTTCATCGGCGCGCTGGACGCCTGGCCGGCCAAGGCGGTCGTGCGGCTGACCGCCGACTGCCCTCTGATCGACCCGCAGGTGCTGGACGCCACCGTCGACCTGCTGGCGACCACGGGGGCCGACTACGCCCACTGCCGCACCCAGAGCGAGGGATTCCCCAAGGGCCAGGACGTGGAGGCCATGACGGTCGAGACCCTTCGGCGGGCCGCCGCCCTCGCGCAGACGCGCGAGGAGCGCGAGCACGTCACCTGGGGGGTCTGGAGCCGCCCCGACCGCTACCGCATCGCGCGGCTCATGCCGCCGCAGGAATGGGGCCACGTCCGCTGGACGGTGGACCGGCCCGACGACCTGGAGTTCGTGACGCAGGTCTACGAGGCGCTGTATCCGCGCAACCCCGCCTTCACCTCGGACGACGTGCGCGCCTTCGTGAGCAGCCGCCCGGACCTGGCTGGCTGGGGCGGCGAGCCCCGCGTCTAG
- the pseH gene encoding UDP-4-amino-4,6-dideoxy-N-acetyl-beta-L-altrosamine N-acetyltransferase, producing the protein MSVRLRKVEHEDSARLLEWRNSPDVSAFMYTDHRIGQAEHDRWFAAALTAEDRRYWIIEMDGRPVGLANLTRIDPIVRRCDWAYYLADPSTRGRGVGAQVEYIVLRHVFETMNFNKLWCEVLKENEAVWKLHESFGFRREAEYREHVCKGGRFQDVVGLGMLKADWAGARPAVEARLREKGIDPAALPDAP; encoded by the coding sequence ATGAGCGTCCGGCTGCGCAAGGTCGAGCACGAGGACAGCGCCCGCCTGCTGGAGTGGCGCAACTCGCCCGACGTGTCGGCCTTCATGTACACCGACCACCGCATCGGGCAGGCCGAGCACGACCGCTGGTTCGCCGCGGCGCTGACGGCCGAGGACCGCCGGTACTGGATCATCGAGATGGACGGCCGGCCGGTGGGCCTGGCGAACCTGACCAGGATCGATCCCATCGTGCGCCGCTGCGACTGGGCCTACTATCTGGCCGACCCGTCCACCCGCGGGCGGGGCGTCGGCGCGCAGGTCGAGTACATCGTCCTGCGCCACGTCTTCGAGACGATGAACTTCAACAAGCTGTGGTGCGAGGTCCTCAAGGAGAACGAGGCCGTCTGGAAGCTGCACGAGAGCTTCGGCTTCCGGCGCGAGGCCGAGTACCGCGAGCACGTCTGCAAGGGCGGGCGGTTCCAGGACGTGGTGGGCCTGGGCATGCTCAAGGCCGACTGGGCGGGGGCCAGGCCCGCCGTCGAGGCGCGGCTGCGCGAGAAGGGGATCGACCCCGCCGCCCTGCCGGACGCGCCCTAG
- the pseI gene encoding pseudaminic acid synthase gives MSTHPQVEIAGRKVGAGHEPFVICELSGNHNGSLERALAMIDAAAATGCDAVKIQTYTADTITMDVDRPEFRIRGGLWDGRSLYELYREAQTPYEWHAALFRRARELGVILFSSPFDETAVDLLAGLDAPAYKIASFEAVDLPLIRYAASKGKPLIISTGMANLAEIEAARDAALSAGAPGVVLLHCVSSYPAPLEDANVRTVADMAQRFACPVGLSDHTPGTAAAVAAVALGASVIEKHFTLARADGGPDAAFSLEPAEFAALVRDCKAAWRALGRAQYDLVGAERGNVQFRRSLYVAADVKAGEPLTRLNVRSIRPGDGLPPAELEAVLGRPATRDLRRGEPLAWDMVSR, from the coding sequence ATGTCGACTCATCCGCAGGTCGAGATCGCCGGGCGCAAGGTGGGGGCCGGTCACGAGCCGTTCGTGATCTGCGAGCTGTCGGGCAACCACAACGGCAGCCTGGAGCGGGCGCTGGCGATGATCGACGCGGCGGCGGCGACTGGCTGCGACGCGGTCAAGATCCAGACCTACACCGCCGACACCATCACCATGGACGTGGACCGGCCGGAATTCCGGATCCGCGGGGGCCTGTGGGACGGCCGCAGCCTCTACGAGCTCTACCGCGAGGCCCAGACGCCCTACGAGTGGCACGCGGCGCTGTTCCGGCGGGCGCGCGAGCTGGGCGTGATCCTGTTCTCCAGCCCGTTCGACGAGACGGCGGTGGACCTGCTCGCCGGGCTGGACGCTCCCGCCTACAAGATCGCCTCCTTCGAGGCCGTGGACCTGCCGCTGATCCGCTACGCCGCGTCCAAGGGCAAGCCGCTGATCATCTCGACCGGCATGGCCAACCTCGCCGAGATCGAGGCGGCGCGCGATGCGGCGCTGTCGGCGGGCGCGCCGGGGGTGGTGCTGCTGCACTGCGTCTCCAGCTATCCGGCGCCGCTCGAGGACGCCAACGTCCGCACGGTCGCCGACATGGCGCAGCGCTTCGCCTGTCCGGTCGGGCTTTCGGACCACACGCCCGGAACGGCGGCCGCAGTCGCGGCCGTGGCCCTGGGCGCCTCGGTGATCGAGAAGCACTTCACCCTCGCCCGGGCTGACGGCGGACCCGACGCGGCCTTCAGCCTGGAGCCGGCCGAGTTCGCGGCCCTGGTGCGCGACTGCAAGGCCGCCTGGCGGGCCCTGGGCCGGGCCCAGTACGATCTGGTAGGGGCCGAGCGGGGGAACGTGCAGTTCCGTCGTTCGCTCTACGTGGCGGCCGACGTGAAGGCCGGCGAGCCGTTGACCAGGCTCAATGTGCGCTCGATCCGGCCGGGCGACGGTCTGCCTCCGGCTGAGCTGGAGGCGGTGCTGGGCCGCCCCGCGACGCGGGACCTGAGGCGGGGGGAGCCCCTGGCGTGGGATATGGTGAGCCGATGA
- the trxB gene encoding thioredoxin-disulfide reductase produces MSENAPRPEPRSVRCLIVGSGPAGYTAAIYAARALLKPVLIQGIQPGGQLTITTDVENYPGFADVIQGPWLMEQMQAQAEHVGTEIVNDIVVKADLSQRPFRLETDSGQTWLAETLIIATGAQAKWLGLESEQKFQGFGVSACATCDGFFYRGKNVVVVGGGNTAVEEALFLTNFAAKVTLVHRRDELRAERILQERLFNHEKIEVIWDSAIDEVVGQTDPLGVTGVRLKNVKTGETREIPCDGVFIAIGHAPASELFKGQLEMDASGYLKVKPGTASTAIQGVYAAGDVTDDVYRQAVTAAGMGCMAALEAVRFLAEEDHRKAHHPISHGEAQKIGAW; encoded by the coding sequence ATGTCCGAGAACGCTCCCCGCCCCGAACCCCGTTCCGTCCGCTGCCTGATCGTGGGCTCCGGCCCCGCGGGCTACACCGCCGCCATCTACGCCGCCCGGGCGCTGCTGAAGCCCGTGCTGATCCAGGGCATCCAGCCCGGCGGCCAGCTCACCATCACCACCGACGTGGAGAACTATCCGGGCTTCGCCGACGTCATCCAGGGGCCCTGGCTGATGGAGCAGATGCAGGCCCAGGCCGAGCACGTGGGCACCGAGATCGTCAACGACATCGTCGTGAAGGCCGACCTGTCGCAGCGGCCCTTCCGGCTGGAGACCGACAGCGGCCAGACCTGGCTCGCCGAGACCCTGATCATCGCCACCGGCGCCCAGGCCAAGTGGCTGGGGCTGGAGTCCGAGCAGAAGTTCCAGGGCTTCGGCGTCTCGGCCTGCGCCACCTGCGACGGCTTCTTCTATCGCGGCAAGAACGTCGTGGTGGTCGGCGGCGGCAACACGGCGGTGGAGGAGGCCCTGTTCCTCACCAACTTCGCCGCCAAGGTGACGCTGGTGCATCGCCGCGACGAGCTGCGCGCCGAACGGATCCTGCAGGAGCGCCTGTTCAACCACGAGAAGATCGAGGTGATCTGGGACAGCGCCATCGACGAGGTGGTGGGCCAGACCGATCCGCTCGGCGTCACCGGCGTGCGGCTGAAGAACGTCAAGACGGGCGAGACCCGCGAGATCCCCTGCGACGGCGTGTTCATCGCCATCGGCCATGCGCCCGCCTCCGAGCTGTTCAAGGGCCAGCTCGAGATGGACGCCTCCGGCTATCTGAAGGTGAAGCCGGGCACGGCCTCGACGGCGATCCAGGGCGTCTACGCGGCGGGCGACGTCACCGACGACGTCTACCGCCAGGCGGTCACGGCGGCCGGAATGGGCTGCATGGCGGCGCTGGAGGCGGTCCGCTTCCTCGCCGAGGAGGACCACCGCAAGGCCCACCATCCGATCAGCCACGGCGAGGCTCAGAAGATCGGGGCCTGGTAG
- a CDS encoding GNAT family N-acetyltransferase produces MIRHARPSDHGAVRQLVADAFQGETEARLVDLLRADGDVLFELVSLNGETVEGHILFSRMWADRQGLYAALGPLAVRPDRQRTGIGSALVRAALETAREFGVEGVILLGHPAYYPRFGFSTQAARQVRSPYAGNPAFMALALEPGAFDAPLSVAYPDAFAG; encoded by the coding sequence ATGATCCGCCACGCCCGTCCTTCCGACCACGGGGCCGTCCGCCAGCTCGTCGCCGACGCTTTCCAGGGCGAGACCGAGGCCCGACTGGTCGATCTGCTGCGCGCCGACGGCGACGTCCTCTTCGAGCTGGTTTCGCTGAACGGGGAGACCGTCGAGGGGCACATCCTCTTCAGCCGCATGTGGGCCGACCGTCAGGGCCTGTACGCCGCCCTAGGGCCCCTCGCCGTCCGTCCCGACCGCCAGCGCACGGGGATCGGTTCGGCCCTGGTCCGGGCGGCGCTGGAGACGGCCCGCGAGTTCGGCGTCGAAGGCGTGATCCTCCTGGGCCACCCCGCCTACTATCCGCGCTTCGGATTTTCGACGCAGGCGGCGCGGCAGGTGCGCAGCCCCTATGCGGGAAACCCCGCGTTCATGGCGCTGGCGCTGGAGCCCGGGGCCTTCGATGCGCCGCTGTCCGTCGCCTATCCGGACGCGTTCGCGGGCTGA